A region of Myxococcus stipitatus DSM 14675 DNA encodes the following proteins:
- a CDS encoding TolC family protein, with protein MSSPTVLLLALVASSTPPASSAPVPPPVPFQTKVEDPMLAPVPPASQQVGTWEQALALVRERSTNLRTAEAGVQRAEGRWRQALAALLPNARASASAAHDFLNSDTPVGVFATPALEGRKPTTPIVGTVSASLSQSLVDVGAWRNLSSNAAAERGAVASLQDMRRRLTLGLARSLVATVAAERAAELNRVGLLQALERSALTTRSFDLGASNQLDVVRVNQDVALARGSLVAGDEQLRRAREALGIALGFGHAVGVASSFNLNGLMEDARKACTPLEDLESRPDLVSARAQVESSRDSRRQASAGYLPTLGLTSNLQGVTTDPDFGRFSSWSIAAVLSVPIWEGGLRGGLVREREGIEKQAEQTLESNRRDASVEVEQARRGVDVAQALVKTASESRELADRTDRLTRRSFEVGRGSSLELVQSGAALRQAELTLALREFELVQARLDAFLTEARCDW; from the coding sequence ATGTCTTCCCCCACCGTCCTCCTCTTGGCGCTCGTCGCGAGCTCGACGCCTCCCGCGTCGAGTGCCCCCGTCCCTCCCCCCGTGCCGTTCCAGACGAAGGTGGAGGACCCCATGCTGGCCCCGGTCCCTCCCGCCTCGCAGCAGGTCGGCACCTGGGAGCAGGCGCTGGCCCTTGTCCGGGAGCGCTCCACGAACCTGCGGACCGCGGAGGCAGGCGTCCAGCGCGCCGAGGGCCGCTGGCGTCAGGCCCTGGCCGCGCTCCTGCCCAACGCCCGAGCCTCCGCGAGCGCCGCGCATGACTTCCTCAACTCGGACACGCCCGTGGGGGTGTTCGCCACGCCCGCGCTGGAGGGGCGCAAGCCCACCACGCCCATCGTCGGCACGGTCAGCGCGTCGCTGAGCCAGTCGCTGGTGGATGTGGGCGCGTGGCGCAACCTGTCCTCGAACGCCGCCGCCGAGCGTGGCGCGGTGGCGAGCCTCCAGGACATGCGCCGCCGGCTCACCCTGGGCCTGGCGCGCTCGCTCGTCGCCACGGTCGCGGCCGAGCGCGCCGCGGAGCTCAACCGCGTGGGCCTGCTCCAGGCGCTGGAGCGCTCCGCGTTGACGACGCGCTCGTTCGACCTGGGCGCCAGCAACCAGCTGGACGTGGTGCGGGTGAACCAGGATGTGGCGCTGGCGCGAGGCTCGCTCGTCGCGGGTGACGAACAGCTCCGCCGGGCGCGTGAGGCGCTGGGCATCGCCCTGGGCTTCGGCCACGCGGTGGGTGTGGCGTCGTCCTTCAACCTGAATGGGCTGATGGAGGATGCACGCAAGGCCTGCACGCCGCTGGAGGACCTGGAGTCCCGTCCGGACCTGGTGTCCGCGCGCGCGCAGGTGGAGTCCTCGCGCGACAGCCGACGGCAGGCCTCCGCGGGCTACCTGCCCACGTTGGGCCTGACGAGCAACCTTCAAGGCGTGACGACGGACCCGGACTTCGGCCGGTTCTCGTCGTGGAGCATCGCCGCCGTGCTGTCCGTCCCCATTTGGGAAGGCGGCCTGCGCGGAGGGCTGGTGCGGGAGCGCGAGGGAATCGAGAAGCAGGCGGAGCAGACGCTGGAGAGCAACCGCCGCGATGCGTCCGTCGAGGTGGAGCAGGCCCGGCGCGGCGTGGACGTGGCACAAGCCCTGGTGAAGACGGCGTCGGAGTCACGCGAGCTCGCGGACCGGACGGACCGGCTCACCCGGCGCTCCTTTGAAGTGGGCCGAGGCAGCAGCCTTGAGCTGGTGCAGAGCGGAGCGGCCCTGCGCCAGGCGGAGTTGACGCTGGCGCTGCGCGAATTCGAGCTTGTCCAGGCGCGCCTGGACGCATTCTTGACGGAGGCCCGGTGCGACTGGTGA
- a CDS encoding imelysin family protein, translating to MDHLTPSPFASRHPRAFLLLAALAFISGCKGSDKKETPGPTEPTPTETARVALLKATGVCVEKTARQFQTASVALSEAVSRYASQPDATNQAQARAAYHEAMDVWQVAEVMQVGPAAPRSAAGGAELRDNVYSWPLVSRCAVEEQIVSKSYEAESFPTSLVSRRGLYALEYLLFHEDASTACQGTSPIVAQGTWAALAADERAARKRAYAAVVAKDVSQRAAQLVKAWAADQDNFLQTLETAGSGNRVFPTSQAALNSVSDAMFYFEREGKDLKLARPLGLRECSTESCPEHLESQFAHRSKANLRANLQGFRLLAEGCGEGYSGTGFDDLLAASGAEALAQKMRERLVGVETALGRIEEADLKDALAADKASVRALHDAFKGVTDVLKTEMVTVLDLELPQSVEGDND from the coding sequence ATGGACCACCTGACGCCGAGCCCCTTCGCCTCGCGCCACCCCCGCGCGTTCCTGCTCCTCGCCGCCCTGGCCTTCATCTCGGGGTGCAAGGGGTCCGACAAGAAGGAGACCCCGGGCCCCACCGAGCCCACTCCCACGGAGACGGCGCGGGTGGCGCTGCTGAAGGCGACGGGCGTGTGCGTGGAGAAGACGGCGCGTCAGTTCCAGACGGCGAGCGTCGCGCTGTCGGAGGCGGTGAGCCGGTACGCGAGCCAGCCCGATGCGACGAATCAAGCGCAGGCGCGCGCGGCGTACCACGAGGCCATGGACGTGTGGCAGGTGGCGGAAGTCATGCAGGTGGGCCCGGCGGCACCGCGCAGCGCGGCGGGCGGCGCGGAGCTTCGCGACAACGTCTACTCGTGGCCGCTGGTGAGCCGCTGCGCCGTCGAGGAGCAGATTGTCAGCAAGAGCTACGAGGCGGAGAGCTTCCCCACGTCGCTGGTGAGCCGGCGCGGGCTGTATGCCCTGGAATATCTCCTGTTCCACGAGGACGCGTCGACGGCGTGCCAGGGCACTTCGCCCATCGTCGCGCAGGGGACGTGGGCGGCGCTGGCCGCGGATGAGCGGGCCGCTCGCAAGCGCGCCTACGCCGCGGTGGTGGCCAAGGACGTGAGCCAGCGGGCCGCGCAGCTCGTGAAGGCGTGGGCGGCGGACCAGGACAACTTCCTCCAGACGCTGGAGACGGCGGGCTCCGGCAACCGCGTGTTCCCGACGAGCCAGGCCGCGCTCAACTCCGTCAGCGACGCGATGTTCTACTTCGAGCGCGAAGGCAAGGACCTGAAGCTGGCGCGGCCGCTGGGGCTGCGCGAGTGCTCGACGGAGTCGTGCCCCGAGCATCTGGAGTCACAGTTCGCCCACCGCTCGAAGGCCAACCTCCGCGCCAACCTCCAGGGCTTCCGCCTGCTCGCGGAGGGCTGCGGCGAGGGCTACTCCGGCACGGGCTTCGACGACCTGCTCGCGGCGTCCGGCGCGGAGGCACTCGCACAGAAGATGCGGGAGCGACTGGTCGGAGTGGAGACCGCGCTGGGCCGCATCGAGGAGGCGGACCTGAAGGACGCGCTGGCGGCGGACAAGGCCTCGGTGCGCGCGCTCCACGACGCGTTCAAGGGTGTCACGGACGTGCTGAAGACGGAGATGGTCACCGTGCTGGACCTGGAGCTGCCCCAGTCCGTCGAAGGGGACAATGACTGA
- a CDS encoding efflux RND transporter permease subunit: MFVDFFIRRPVFAIVCSILLTLVGAIAIPTLPISQYPDLAPPQVTVTATYVGASAEVVESAVTIPIEQELNGVEGMRYITSTSSNDGTSQITVTFEATRDIEVAAVDVQNRVSRAAARLPAQVNQTGIVVNKASSQMLLTVGLSSPDNRYDAKFLSNYADVNLKDAIKRVRGVGEVRIFGERKFSMRLWLDPTELARRKLTPQDVTRALQEQNLQVAAGQVGQPPSSEEQPYQLAVRARGRLVEPEEFGEIILMRDATGKSVRVKDVGRVEMGAESYGTLLRFNGKTGVGLAVFQLPTANALDVRDGVFKELDRLSQQFPPGMTYQTGTDTTLAVRASIHEVLKTLVEAIALVILVIFLFLHGWRSVLITAFTLPVSLVGTFAFVQLMGFSINTLTLFGLTLATGLVVDDAIVVIENIERLMVERRLSPRQAAREGMKEVAGAVIAISIVLVAVFVPVALFPGTTGAIYRQFALTIAASVALSTFCALTLTPALSARMLKHHPGEKWVFFRWVDKVLDATRSLYGRSLRVFLKRPLIVLVAFLACIAATVALFRMAPTAFIPDEDQGYVIISIQGPEGMSLAQSEKVLAQVEEVLKAQPEVRAMFAIGGFSFQGSGPNLATVFSSLVPWEERPGKNQTVAAMVERLRGPLSKIGGARVIPFQPPAIRGVGSVGGFQFIVEDAAGTRTLDELATATQELVAKGNADGRLRGVLTAFNADTPLLDVEVDRQKAKALGIPIEQIFGTLQVYMGSQYVNDFNYANRTYRVYLQAEQQFRDSPQDIGSFYVRSESGEMIPLESVVKVTPTVSAQVIRHYNLFRSAEVNGAPAPGVSSGQAMQAMQTLAAENLPQGMTGEWTGISLEQQESGGQTLIIFGLGLLFVFLVLAAQYESFSLPFVIILSVPLAIMGALGMQLLRGYANDVFCQVGLVMLVGLASKNAILIVEFAEQLRESGKSALDAVIEASEVRLRPILMTSIAFLLGVVPLMTAQGAGAAARNSLGTAVFGGMLVSTIVNLIFIPGLYVLMQKVRGEARREVTEDDAPAPAHAP, from the coding sequence GTGTTCGTCGACTTCTTCATCCGCAGACCCGTCTTCGCCATCGTCTGCTCCATCCTGCTGACGCTGGTGGGGGCCATCGCCATCCCCACGCTGCCCATCTCCCAGTACCCGGACCTGGCTCCACCCCAGGTGACGGTGACGGCGACCTACGTGGGCGCCAGCGCCGAAGTCGTGGAGAGCGCCGTCACCATCCCCATCGAGCAGGAGCTCAATGGCGTGGAGGGCATGCGCTACATCACCTCCACCAGCAGCAACGACGGCACCAGTCAAATCACCGTCACCTTCGAGGCCACGCGCGACATCGAGGTCGCCGCCGTCGACGTGCAGAACCGCGTCAGCCGCGCCGCCGCCCGCCTGCCCGCGCAGGTGAACCAGACGGGCATCGTCGTCAACAAGGCCTCCAGCCAGATGCTGTTGACCGTGGGCTTGTCCAGCCCGGACAACCGCTACGACGCCAAGTTCCTCAGCAACTACGCCGACGTGAATCTCAAGGACGCCATCAAGCGCGTGCGCGGCGTCGGCGAGGTGCGCATCTTCGGCGAGCGCAAGTTCTCCATGCGCCTGTGGCTGGACCCGACGGAGCTGGCGCGCCGCAAGCTCACCCCGCAGGACGTGACGCGCGCGCTCCAGGAGCAGAACCTCCAGGTGGCCGCGGGCCAGGTGGGCCAGCCGCCCTCCAGCGAGGAGCAGCCCTACCAGCTCGCGGTCCGCGCGCGCGGCCGGCTGGTGGAGCCGGAGGAGTTCGGCGAGATCATCCTGATGCGCGACGCGACGGGAAAGAGCGTGCGCGTGAAGGACGTGGGCCGCGTGGAGATGGGCGCGGAGAGCTACGGCACGCTCTTGCGCTTCAACGGGAAGACGGGCGTGGGTCTCGCCGTGTTCCAGCTCCCCACCGCCAACGCGCTCGATGTGCGCGACGGTGTCTTCAAGGAGCTCGACCGCCTGTCGCAGCAGTTCCCTCCGGGCATGACGTACCAGACGGGCACGGACACGACGCTCGCGGTGCGCGCGTCCATCCATGAGGTGCTCAAGACGCTGGTGGAGGCCATCGCCCTCGTCATCCTGGTCATCTTCCTGTTCCTGCACGGCTGGCGCAGCGTGCTCATCACCGCCTTCACCCTGCCCGTCTCGCTGGTGGGGACGTTCGCCTTCGTCCAGTTGATGGGCTTCTCCATCAACACCCTCACCCTCTTCGGACTCACGCTGGCCACGGGCCTGGTGGTCGACGACGCCATCGTCGTCATCGAGAACATCGAGCGACTGATGGTGGAGCGGCGGCTGTCACCCCGACAGGCCGCGCGCGAGGGCATGAAGGAAGTGGCGGGCGCGGTGATTGCCATCTCCATCGTGCTGGTGGCGGTGTTCGTCCCGGTGGCCCTCTTCCCCGGCACCACGGGCGCCATCTACCGGCAGTTCGCGCTCACCATCGCCGCGTCCGTGGCGCTCTCCACGTTCTGCGCGCTGACGCTCACGCCCGCGCTGAGCGCCCGGATGCTCAAGCACCACCCCGGTGAGAAGTGGGTGTTCTTCCGCTGGGTGGACAAGGTGCTGGACGCGACGCGCTCCCTGTATGGACGGAGCCTGCGCGTGTTCCTCAAGCGCCCCCTCATCGTGCTGGTGGCGTTCCTCGCGTGCATCGCCGCCACGGTGGCGCTGTTCCGCATGGCGCCCACGGCCTTCATCCCCGACGAGGACCAGGGCTACGTCATCATCTCCATCCAGGGCCCGGAGGGCATGTCACTGGCCCAGTCGGAGAAGGTGCTGGCCCAGGTGGAGGAGGTCCTCAAGGCGCAGCCGGAGGTTCGCGCCATGTTCGCCATCGGCGGGTTCTCCTTCCAGGGCTCGGGTCCGAACCTGGCGACGGTGTTCTCCAGCCTCGTGCCGTGGGAGGAGCGCCCCGGCAAGAACCAGACGGTGGCGGCGATGGTGGAGCGGCTGCGTGGCCCGCTGAGCAAGATTGGCGGCGCGCGTGTCATCCCCTTCCAGCCTCCCGCCATCCGCGGCGTCGGCAGCGTCGGCGGCTTCCAGTTCATCGTCGAGGACGCCGCCGGAACGCGCACCCTCGACGAGCTCGCGACGGCCACGCAGGAGCTGGTGGCGAAGGGCAACGCCGACGGACGGCTGCGCGGCGTGCTCACCGCCTTCAACGCGGACACGCCGCTGTTGGATGTGGAGGTGGACCGCCAGAAGGCGAAGGCGCTCGGCATCCCCATCGAGCAGATCTTCGGGACGCTGCAGGTCTACATGGGCAGCCAGTACGTCAACGACTTCAACTACGCCAACCGCACCTACCGCGTGTACCTCCAGGCCGAGCAGCAGTTCCGCGACAGCCCGCAGGATATCGGCTCGTTCTACGTGCGCAGCGAGAGCGGGGAGATGATTCCGCTCGAGTCGGTGGTGAAGGTGACGCCCACGGTGTCCGCGCAGGTCATCCGTCACTACAACCTGTTCCGCTCTGCGGAGGTCAACGGCGCGCCCGCGCCGGGTGTCTCCTCCGGTCAGGCCATGCAGGCCATGCAGACCCTGGCGGCGGAGAACCTGCCGCAGGGCATGACGGGCGAGTGGACGGGCATCAGCCTGGAGCAGCAGGAGAGCGGTGGGCAGACGCTCATCATCTTCGGCCTGGGTCTGCTGTTCGTGTTCCTGGTGCTGGCGGCGCAGTACGAGAGCTTCAGCCTCCCGTTCGTCATCATCCTCTCCGTCCCGCTGGCCATCATGGGCGCGCTGGGCATGCAGCTCCTGCGCGGCTATGCCAACGACGTGTTCTGCCAGGTGGGTCTGGTGATGCTGGTGGGTCTTGCCAGCAAGAACGCCATCCTCATCGTGGAGTTCGCGGAGCAGCTGAGGGAGAGCGGCAAGAGCGCCCTGGACGCGGTCATCGAAGCGTCCGAGGTCCGCCTGCGGCCCATCCTGATGACCTCCATCGCGTTCCTCCTGGGCGTCGTGCCGCTGATGACGGCGCAGGGCGCGGGCGCGGCGGCGCGCAACTCGCTGGGCACGGCGGTCTTCGGCGGCATGCTGGTGTCCACCATCGTCAACCTCATCTTCATCCCAGGCCTGTACGTGCTGATGCAGAAGGTGCGCGGCGAGGCCCGGCGCGAGGTCACGGAGGACGACGCTCCCGCGCCTGCCCACGCGCCGTGA
- a CDS encoding MarR family winged helix-turn-helix transcriptional regulator, which translates to MTFAEQLASLRRTVRRHLTEKLGARTSRPFTQLLALKVISEGVSRQAALAERLLVDAPAASRLVDRLEEDGMVVRRAGSDRRCFRLELTAEGVRELDLLMDALREQDGELGEFLPEPELHELKRLMQKLQSGLALRAGGAGCSAADTCGPALGLEPENGEGPGSRK; encoded by the coding sequence ATGACCTTCGCGGAGCAACTCGCCTCGCTGCGTCGCACCGTCCGCCGCCACCTCACCGAGAAGCTCGGGGCGCGGACAAGTCGGCCATTCACTCAACTGCTGGCGCTGAAGGTCATTTCCGAGGGAGTGAGCCGGCAGGCGGCGCTCGCGGAGCGGCTGTTGGTGGACGCGCCCGCGGCGAGCCGGCTGGTGGACCGCCTGGAAGAAGATGGGATGGTGGTGCGGCGTGCGGGCTCGGACCGGCGGTGCTTCCGCCTGGAGCTGACGGCGGAGGGCGTGCGCGAGCTGGACCTGCTGATGGACGCGCTGCGGGAGCAGGACGGCGAGCTGGGCGAGTTCCTCCCGGAGCCGGAGCTGCACGAGCTCAAGCGGCTGATGCAGAAACTGCAGTCCGGGCTGGCCCTGCGCGCGGGGGGCGCGGGCTGTTCCGCCGCGGACACGTGTGGACCGGCGCTGGGGCTCGAGCCCGAGAACGGCGAGGGGCCCGGCTCCCGGAAGTGA
- a CDS encoding efflux RND transporter periplasmic adaptor subunit, translating into MKRVRPLMALKMTLWSTALLVAAGCGGKPPPPAAPPPREVQVLTLAPSEVRDTSEYLGSLLSRQNITVLPQVAGYVRRIHVKPGQKVEAGATLLEVDSRTETAALDSAQAQQSSAEVNKELARRTFARTEALYKEGLASAQEMEQGRAQLEASEAAARSAAAQVAQRQVQLQFHAVRAPFAGTVGDVLVRLGDFVGATTPLTSIAQADVLEVSVSLPSERARSLKPDTVLEVLDSKGQVLLTSPLFFVAPQADPRTQLVEVKAAFQNTVGLRPSELVRARIVYSKRDALQLPALAVVRLSGQPFAMVVQEKEGKTVVERRPITLGSLGEMAYVIESGLKQGDRVAVSSLQALRDGMAVKVKSSDAAPGAGAATAGSR; encoded by the coding sequence GTGAAGCGGGTGCGCCCCCTGATGGCGCTGAAGATGACGTTGTGGAGTACCGCCCTGCTGGTGGCCGCGGGGTGCGGGGGCAAGCCGCCTCCGCCCGCGGCCCCGCCTCCGCGCGAGGTGCAGGTGCTGACGCTGGCGCCCAGCGAGGTGCGGGACACCAGCGAGTACCTGGGCTCGCTCCTGTCGCGGCAGAACATCACGGTGCTTCCGCAGGTGGCCGGCTACGTGCGGCGCATCCACGTGAAGCCCGGCCAGAAGGTGGAGGCCGGGGCGACACTGCTGGAGGTCGACTCGCGCACCGAGACGGCCGCGCTCGACAGCGCCCAGGCCCAGCAGAGCTCGGCCGAGGTGAACAAGGAGCTGGCGCGCCGCACCTTCGCGCGCACGGAGGCGCTCTACAAGGAAGGCCTGGCCAGCGCGCAGGAGATGGAGCAAGGCCGCGCGCAGCTCGAGGCCTCCGAGGCCGCCGCCCGGTCCGCCGCCGCGCAGGTGGCCCAGCGCCAGGTGCAGCTGCAGTTCCACGCCGTGCGCGCGCCCTTCGCGGGCACGGTGGGCGACGTGCTGGTGCGCCTGGGTGACTTCGTGGGCGCCACCACGCCGTTGACCAGCATCGCGCAGGCGGACGTGCTGGAGGTCAGCGTGTCGCTGCCGTCGGAGCGGGCCCGCTCGCTCAAGCCGGACACGGTGCTGGAGGTGCTGGACTCGAAGGGCCAGGTGCTGCTCACCAGCCCGCTGTTCTTCGTCGCGCCGCAGGCGGACCCTCGCACGCAGTTGGTGGAGGTGAAGGCGGCCTTCCAGAACACGGTGGGCCTGCGCCCCAGCGAGCTGGTGCGCGCGCGCATCGTCTACTCCAAGCGGGACGCGCTGCAGTTGCCCGCGCTCGCCGTGGTGCGCCTGAGCGGCCAGCCCTTCGCCATGGTGGTGCAGGAGAAGGAAGGCAAGACGGTGGTGGAGCGCCGCCCCATCACCCTGGGCTCGTTGGGTGAGATGGCCTACGTCATCGAGAGCGGACTGAAGCAGGGCGACCGGGTGGCCGTCTCGTCGCTCCAGGCCCTGCGCGACGGAATGGCCGTGAAGGTGAAGTCCTCCGACGCCGCCCCTGGCGCCGGTGCAGCCACGGCGGGCAGCCGCTGA
- a CDS encoding HTTM domain-containing protein, with protein sequence MTERPRLERLWSLLLAPRDIAALVAFRMALGLLITVSSIRFLAYGWVDVLFTRPRFHFTYWGFDWVPALPAPWMHAVFAALGVLGLCLTAGLFYRVTTVLLFVAFSYVQLVDVSNYLNHYYLVSLLLGLLIFVPAHRAFSIDAWRKPALRSETLPAWCTLLLRFQVTVVYVFAGLAKLTADWLIHAQPLNIWLAARTSMPFVGPLLEERWVAYAAAWSGFLFDTTIAAFLLSRRLRPFAYVVVVVFHAATSLLFPIGMFPFIMVTAALVFFDSSWPRRMAARLRGVSRAEGIEPPPAPAPRVPGWQGQAALGVVLAYALLQVAMPLRTHLYGGNVLWHEQGMRFSWRVMAREKNGSVTFIVIQSATGREWHVSPGEYLTRLQEREMSVQPDLILQLARHIARDFEARGLGPVQVHADARVSLNGRAAQLLVDPDVDLAREVDGLGAKPWILPAPDSPPIRLRPTLRAQAH encoded by the coding sequence ATGACTGAGCGGCCCCGTCTCGAACGCCTCTGGAGCCTGCTGCTCGCACCGCGCGACATCGCGGCGCTGGTGGCGTTCCGGATGGCGCTCGGGCTGCTCATCACCGTCTCGTCCATCCGCTTCCTGGCCTACGGCTGGGTGGACGTGCTGTTCACCCGCCCCCGCTTCCACTTCACCTACTGGGGCTTCGACTGGGTGCCCGCGCTGCCCGCGCCGTGGATGCACGCGGTGTTCGCCGCGCTCGGCGTGCTGGGCCTGTGTCTGACGGCGGGGCTGTTCTACCGGGTGACGACGGTGCTGCTCTTCGTCGCCTTCTCGTACGTCCAGCTCGTCGACGTCAGCAACTACCTGAACCACTACTATCTGGTGAGCCTGCTGCTCGGGCTGCTCATCTTCGTGCCCGCGCACCGCGCGTTCTCCATCGACGCGTGGCGCAAGCCCGCGCTGCGCAGCGAGACGCTGCCCGCGTGGTGCACGCTGCTGCTGCGCTTCCAGGTCACCGTCGTCTACGTGTTCGCGGGCCTGGCGAAGCTCACCGCCGACTGGCTCATCCACGCGCAGCCCCTCAACATCTGGCTGGCGGCTCGCACGAGCATGCCCTTCGTGGGCCCGCTGCTCGAGGAGCGTTGGGTGGCCTATGCCGCGGCCTGGTCGGGCTTCCTCTTCGACACCACCATCGCCGCGTTCCTGCTCTCGCGCCGGCTGCGTCCGTTCGCCTACGTCGTGGTGGTGGTCTTCCACGCCGCCACGTCCCTGCTGTTCCCCATCGGGATGTTCCCGTTCATCATGGTGACGGCGGCGCTCGTCTTCTTCGACTCATCCTGGCCGCGCCGCATGGCCGCGCGCCTGCGGGGGGTGTCGCGCGCGGAGGGCATCGAGCCCCCGCCCGCTCCCGCGCCGCGAGTCCCCGGCTGGCAGGGCCAGGCGGCGCTGGGTGTGGTGCTGGCCTATGCGCTCCTCCAGGTGGCGATGCCGCTGCGCACGCACCTGTATGGCGGCAACGTGCTCTGGCATGAGCAGGGCATGCGCTTCTCCTGGCGGGTGATGGCGCGCGAGAAGAACGGCAGCGTGACGTTCATCGTCATCCAGTCGGCCACGGGGCGCGAGTGGCACGTCTCCCCGGGGGAGTACCTCACGCGACTTCAAGAGCGGGAGATGTCCGTCCAGCCCGACCTCATCCTCCAGCTCGCGCGACACATCGCCCGCGACTTCGAGGCGCGAGGACTGGGCCCCGTCCAGGTGCACGCGGATGCGCGCGTGTCGTTGAACGGGCGCGCGGCGCAGCTGCTCGTGGACCCGGACGTGGACCTCGCGCGAGAGGTCGATGGCCTGGGCGCCAAGCCCTGGATTCTCCCCGCGCCCGACTCGCCGCCCATCCGGCTGCGCCCCACCCTGCGCGCGCAGGCGCACTGA
- a CDS encoding 2-oxo acid dehydrogenase subunit E2, translating to MAHLELRPKLRVSSFRKLAVGSWETAYDPTVYGTLTVRMDRALAYMEAFRRSTGLELTVTHLVLKALAQALRRCPDANAVLRFHRIYLRQRITVSALLRTDGGPGEWAPVRVEDADQKGLRDIVQVLEAGRGASATPRVGRWLEWIPTPLVGLFTRCVSFLAVTLNLDLGRFGLPRDAFGAAIVTDVGALGLDGAYLPLVPFTRVPVFLAPGAVRDTPVVEDGRVVVGKVMSLNASIDHRFIDGFHAGVLATALKELLEDPEAAFGPPGAAASVG from the coding sequence ATGGCCCACCTGGAGCTGAGACCCAAGCTGCGCGTGTCGAGCTTCCGCAAGCTGGCGGTGGGGAGCTGGGAGACGGCCTATGACCCCACCGTCTACGGGACGCTGACGGTGCGGATGGACCGCGCGCTGGCCTACATGGAGGCCTTCCGGCGGAGCACGGGGCTGGAGCTGACGGTGACCCACCTGGTGCTCAAGGCGCTGGCCCAGGCGCTGCGCCGCTGCCCGGACGCCAACGCGGTGCTGCGCTTCCACCGCATCTACCTGCGCCAGCGCATCACCGTGTCCGCGCTGCTGCGGACGGACGGCGGGCCTGGGGAATGGGCTCCGGTGCGGGTGGAGGACGCGGACCAGAAGGGGCTGCGCGACATCGTCCAGGTGCTGGAGGCCGGGCGCGGAGCGTCGGCGACGCCGCGGGTGGGGCGCTGGCTCGAGTGGATTCCCACGCCGCTGGTGGGGCTGTTCACCCGGTGCGTGTCGTTCCTGGCGGTGACGCTCAACCTGGACCTGGGCCGCTTCGGGCTGCCGAGGGACGCGTTTGGCGCCGCCATCGTCACGGACGTGGGCGCGCTCGGGTTGGATGGGGCCTACCTGCCGCTGGTGCCCTTCACGCGGGTGCCGGTGTTCCTGGCGCCCGGCGCCGTGCGTGACACGCCGGTGGTGGAGGACGGGCGGGTGGTGGTGGGGAAGGTGATGAGCCTCAACGCGTCCATCGACCACCGCTTCATCGACGGCTTCCACGCGGGCGTGCTGGCCACCGCGCTGAAGGAGCTGCTGGAGGACCCCGAGGCCGCGTTCGGTCCACCGGGTGCGGCGGCCTCGGTGGGCTGA
- a CDS encoding zinc metalloprotease HtpX: MADPGTRDTSRNGGGRPALHGGGGWHRLGNALKTTVLLAGLTALVLVIGQRLGGARGLMFAGFFAVVMNFGSYWFSDKIALAIHGAKPLPYEQAPWLHQMVERLAARAGMPKPKVFILPTAAPNAFATGRSPKHAAVAVTSGLLQILDKRELEGVLAHELGHVRNRDTLIGTVAATLAGIISYAAQTLFFFGGSMLSRSDDEEGGLGNAFANLGLLLVAPVAATLLQLAVSRSREYGADATGAELTGDPDALADALLKLERGAERVPYDRAPATSHLFIVNPLHHGGVMSLFATHPPIPERVRRLRAMRASTGGSRSRGGWEYAY; encoded by the coding sequence ATGGCTGACCCTGGCACCCGCGACACTTCCCGGAACGGCGGCGGACGTCCGGCGCTGCACGGCGGCGGTGGGTGGCACCGCCTGGGCAACGCCCTCAAGACGACGGTGCTGCTCGCGGGCCTCACCGCGCTGGTGCTCGTCATCGGCCAGCGACTGGGCGGCGCCCGAGGCCTGATGTTCGCCGGCTTCTTCGCCGTGGTGATGAACTTCGGCTCGTATTGGTTCAGCGACAAGATTGCCTTGGCCATCCACGGCGCGAAGCCGCTCCCCTACGAGCAGGCGCCCTGGCTGCACCAGATGGTGGAGCGGCTGGCCGCGCGCGCGGGCATGCCCAAGCCCAAGGTCTTCATCCTGCCCACGGCCGCACCCAATGCCTTCGCCACGGGCCGTAGCCCGAAGCATGCCGCCGTCGCGGTGACGTCCGGCCTCCTGCAGATCCTGGACAAGCGGGAGCTCGAAGGTGTGCTCGCGCATGAACTCGGCCACGTGCGCAACCGCGACACGCTCATCGGCACGGTGGCCGCCACGCTCGCCGGCATCATCAGCTACGCGGCGCAGACGCTCTTCTTCTTCGGCGGCTCCATGCTCAGCCGGAGCGATGACGAGGAGGGCGGTCTGGGCAACGCGTTCGCCAACCTGGGCCTGTTGCTGGTGGCGCCCGTCGCCGCCACCCTGTTGCAGCTCGCCGTGAGCCGCTCGCGCGAGTATGGCGCGGACGCGACGGGCGCCGAGCTGACTGGAGACCCGGATGCCCTGGCGGATGCGCTGCTGAAGCTGGAGCGCGGCGCGGAGCGGGTGCCCTACGACAGGGCCCCGGCGACGTCGCACCTGTTCATCGTCAACCCGCTGCACCACGGCGGCGTCATGTCGCTCTTCGCCACCCACCCGCCCATCCCGGAGCGCGTGCGCCGGCTGCGCGCCATGAGGGCGAGCACGGGCGGCTCCAGGTCGCGCGGCGGTTGGGAATACGCCTACTGA